From a single Mangifera indica cultivar Alphonso chromosome 19, CATAS_Mindica_2.1, whole genome shotgun sequence genomic region:
- the LOC123203491 gene encoding uncharacterized protein LOC123203491 isoform X1, giving the protein MDFECSNPSLWREALSSYQARVESLNKPDLVSLDDFYRNELPSLIYQRNPNPYITTTELSKLMRWKLTRGKWRPRLLDFVSSLDESSVESASQKAFKSLPDLKKATSELTVLKGVGPATASAVLAAYAPDVAPFMSDEAMEACLGNCKDYSLKQYLLYADKLQAKAKNIILFQELAYEGNSFTPSNVERALWSSAIGVKLRASESAPDPDIKTRKGTKRKRKH; this is encoded by the exons ATGGATTTTGAGTGTTCAAATCCGAGCTTGTGGAGAGAGGCTCTTTCTTCTTACCAAGCTCGTGTAGAATCTCTGAACAAACCAGACCTTGTTTCACTAGATGATTTTTACCGTAACGAACTCCCTTCTCTTATCTACcaacgaaaccctaacccttACATCACCACCACGGAGCTTTCCAAACTCATGAGGTGGAAACTCACTCGCGGCAAATGGAG gcCGCGTTTGTTGGATTTCGTGTCTTCTTTGGACGAATCTTCGGTGGAATCTGCATCGCAAAAGGCATTCAAATCTCTTCCTGATTTAAAAAAAGCAACTTCTGAACTGACTGTTTTGAAAGGCGTGGGTCCTGCCACGGCTTCTGCCGTTTTGGCTGCTTACGCACCTGATGTGGCGCCGTTTATGTCCGATGag GCTATGGAGGCATGTCTTGGTAACTGTAAAGACTATTCACTGAAGCAGTACTTATTGTACGCTGATAAATTACAGGCAAAAGCTAAG AATATCATTTTGTTTCAGGAATTAGCTTATGAAGGGAACTCCTTCACACCATCAAATGTTGAAAGGGCTCTTTGGAGTTCTGCCATAGGGGTCAAATTGCGAGCTTCAGAATCAGCTCCAGACCCTGACATCAAGACAAGGAAAGGCACTAAAAGAAAGCGAAAACATTGA
- the LOC123203391 gene encoding uncharacterized protein LOC123203391 isoform X1 produces the protein MGGEDGNRNKANPWQYPNGPHQEKDDVKLWGVFLFGLIGATATTFAVSQLRRTVDWFYSQLSRSQSSWKGATGSSFRSSFKEEAWRRYNRRMREEYEEEMERVERIRRMQSVFNRERNKYKRSYESWRENNGGDYHHHFQRDDWYWKTDTSYRSQRTNYRQPPRDSESYSLSHHYSILGLDRSRKTPYTEAEIKTAFRAKAKEFHPDQNQDNKEAAEAKFKEVMVSYEAIKQERKDMK, from the exons ATGGGAGGGGAAGATGGAAACCGGAATAAGGCTAACCCATGGCAGTATCCAAACGGACCTCATCAAGAGAAAGATGACGTCAAACTCTGGGGAGTTTTTCTCTTCGGTCTAATTGGTGCCACTGCCACCACCTTCGcg GTTAGTCAGCTGCGGAGGACTGTAGATTGGTTCTATTCTCAG TTATCCAGGTCACAGTCATCATGGAAAGGGGCAACTGGCAGTTCTTTCCGGTCATCTTTTAAGGAGGAAGCATGGAGAAGGTATAATCGTCGAATGAGAGAGGAGTATGAAGAAGAAATGGAGAGAGTG GAGCGAATAAGGCGTATGCAAAGTGTGTTCAACAGAGAGAGGAACAAATATAAAAGGAGCTACGAGAGCTGGAGAGAAAATAATGGAGGTGATTATCATCACCACTTCCAGCGGGATGATTGGTACTGGAAGACAGATACATCCTACAGAAGTCAGAGGACTAATTACAGACAACCTCCTAGAGACAGTGAAAGTTATTCATTGTCACATCACTACTCCATTTTGGGTCTTGACAG ATCCAGAAAAACTCCTTACACAGAAGCTGAGATTAAG ACAGCATTCAGGGCTAAAGCAAAAGAATTTCACCCAGATCAGAACCAGGATAATAAAG AGGCTGCTGAAGCGAAATTCAAGGAGGTAATGGTGTCCTATGAAGCTATAAAGCAAGAAAGGAAGGACATGAAGTGA
- the LOC123203491 gene encoding uncharacterized protein LOC123203491 isoform X3: MDFECSNPSLWREALSSYQARVESLNKPDLVSLDDFYRNELPSLIYQRNPNPYITTTELSKLMRWKLTRGKWRPRLLDFVSSLDESSVESASQKAFKSLPDLKKATSELTVLKGVGPATASAVLAAYAPDVAPFMSDEAMEACLGNCKDYSLKQYLLYADKLQAKAKQNLKLWARALNCLLKYNRQWAPYSVLIRLGVFMLR; encoded by the exons ATGGATTTTGAGTGTTCAAATCCGAGCTTGTGGAGAGAGGCTCTTTCTTCTTACCAAGCTCGTGTAGAATCTCTGAACAAACCAGACCTTGTTTCACTAGATGATTTTTACCGTAACGAACTCCCTTCTCTTATCTACcaacgaaaccctaacccttACATCACCACCACGGAGCTTTCCAAACTCATGAGGTGGAAACTCACTCGCGGCAAATGGAG gcCGCGTTTGTTGGATTTCGTGTCTTCTTTGGACGAATCTTCGGTGGAATCTGCATCGCAAAAGGCATTCAAATCTCTTCCTGATTTAAAAAAAGCAACTTCTGAACTGACTGTTTTGAAAGGCGTGGGTCCTGCCACGGCTTCTGCCGTTTTGGCTGCTTACGCACCTGATGTGGCGCCGTTTATGTCCGATGag GCTATGGAGGCATGTCTTGGTAACTGTAAAGACTATTCACTGAAGCAGTACTTATTGTACGCTGATAAATTACAGGCAAAAGCTAAG CAAAATCTTAAACTTTGGGCCAGAGCTCTTAATTGTCTTTTAAAATACAACAGACAGTGGGCACCCTATTCTGTATTAATAAGGTTGGGGGTATTTATGCTTCGATGA
- the LOC123202955 gene encoding amino acid transporter AVT6A-like, whose amino-acid sequence MPMQSSVDRPERKYRKSPKVVPLLPQKHDDFEAGKYGASFSGAVFNLSTTVVGAGIMALPATVKQLGLIPGLIMIVFVAWLTESSIDMIIRFSRACKSTTYSGLVADAFGGAGRTLLQVCVVVNNLGVLVVYMIIIGDVLSGTWLNGKHHLGLAQEWFGQHWWTTRFTLLLITTLFVFAPLISFKSVDSLKYTSALSVGLAVVFVAITAGVVIVKFIYGGIAVPRLLPEINDQTSFWKLFTSFPVLVTAYICHHNIHPIENELKDTSQMKSIVRTSLSLCSIVYVATGAFGLLLFGDHTLDDVLANFDGDLGIPYSLLLDDVVRLSYGIHLMLVFPVVFFSLRLNLDGLLFPYAIPIAFDNRRFFLASVALIGFIFVGANFVPSIWDAFQFTGATAAVSVGFIFPAAVALRDTHGIATKNDRIVPWLMIFLAVSSSTVAVFSDMYSIFSVDKDIGG is encoded by the exons ATGCCAATGCAGTCCTCGGTCGACCGGCCCGAGCGTAAGTACCGGAAGAGTCCTAAAGTAGTCCCTCTGCTCCCGCAAAAGCACGACGACTTCGAGGCTGGTAAATATGGGGCGTCCTTTTCAGGCGCGGTGTTTAATTTATCCACAACGGTTGTGGGAGCCGGAATCATGGCTTTACCTGCAACTGTTAAGCAATTAGGTTTAATTCCAGGTCTGATTATGATCGTATTCGTTGCTTGGCTAACGGAATCCTCGATAGACATGATTATAAGATTCAGCCGAGCTTGCAAGTCGACGACGTATTCCGGTCTCGTGGCGGACGCTTTCGGTGGGGCCGGCCGGACGTTACTGCAAGTCTGCGTTGTTGTGAACAATTTGGGAGTGCTCGTTGTCTACATGATTATTATAG GTGATGTGCTATCGGGTACTTGGTTGAATGGCAAACATCATTTAGGCCTGGCCCAAGAATGGTTCGGTCAACATTGGTGGACTACACGCTTTACATTGCTTCTCATCACTACCCTCTTTGTCTTCGCTCCTCTCATTTCTTTCAAGAGCGTTG ATTCATTGAAGTACACTTCAGCGTTATCGGTGGGTTTGGCTGTTGTATTTGTGGCAATAACAGCAGGAGTGGtgattgttaaatttatatatggagGCATTGCAGTACCGCGATTGTTGCCTGAAATTAACGACCAGACATCATTTTGGAAGCTTTTTACCTCATTCCCAGTTTTAGTCACTGCTTATATCTGTCACCACAATA TTCACCCGATTGAGAACGAACTGAAGGACACAAGTCAAATGAAATCCATTGTTCGGACATCGCTCTCATTATGCTCAATTGTCTATGTTGCTACCGGTGCCTTTGGACTTCTCCTCTTTGGGGACCATACTTTGGATGATGTGCTTGCAAATTTTGATGGTGACCTCGGAATTCCCTATAGCTTATTGCTTGATGATGTGGTTAGATTAAGCTATGGAATCCACTTGATGCTTGTTTTCCCCGTAGTGTTTTTCTCCCTTCGCCTCAATTTGGATGGACTTCTTTTTCCCTACGCCATTCCCATTGCATTTGACAACCGTAGATTCTTCTTAGCCTCTGTAGCTCTGATCGGATTTATTTTCGTGGGAGCCAATTTTGTGCCTAGTATCTGGGATGCCTTCCAGTTCACTGGTGCCACAGCTGCTGTCTCTGTTGGTTTTATCTTTCCAGCTGCTGTCGCCCTTAG AGATACTCATGGAATTGCTACAAAGAATGACAGAATAGTACCATGGTTAATGATCTTTTTGGCAGTCTCTTCAAGCACTGTGGCAGTCTTCAGTGACATGTACAGTATTTTTAGTGTTGATAAAGACATTGGAGGCTGA
- the LOC123203491 gene encoding uncharacterized protein LOC123203491 isoform X2, with the protein MDFECSNPSLWREALSSYQARVESLNKPDLVSLDDFYRNELPSLIYQRNPNPYITTTELSKLMRWKLTRGKWRPRLLDFVSSLDESSVESASQKAFKSLPDLKKATSELTVLKGVGPATASAVLAAYAPDVAPFMSDEAMEACLGNCKDYSLKQYLLYADKLQAKAKELAYEGNSFTPSNVERALWSSAIGVKLRASESAPDPDIKTRKGTKRKRKH; encoded by the exons ATGGATTTTGAGTGTTCAAATCCGAGCTTGTGGAGAGAGGCTCTTTCTTCTTACCAAGCTCGTGTAGAATCTCTGAACAAACCAGACCTTGTTTCACTAGATGATTTTTACCGTAACGAACTCCCTTCTCTTATCTACcaacgaaaccctaacccttACATCACCACCACGGAGCTTTCCAAACTCATGAGGTGGAAACTCACTCGCGGCAAATGGAG gcCGCGTTTGTTGGATTTCGTGTCTTCTTTGGACGAATCTTCGGTGGAATCTGCATCGCAAAAGGCATTCAAATCTCTTCCTGATTTAAAAAAAGCAACTTCTGAACTGACTGTTTTGAAAGGCGTGGGTCCTGCCACGGCTTCTGCCGTTTTGGCTGCTTACGCACCTGATGTGGCGCCGTTTATGTCCGATGag GCTATGGAGGCATGTCTTGGTAACTGTAAAGACTATTCACTGAAGCAGTACTTATTGTACGCTGATAAATTACAGGCAAAAGCTAAG GAATTAGCTTATGAAGGGAACTCCTTCACACCATCAAATGTTGAAAGGGCTCTTTGGAGTTCTGCCATAGGGGTCAAATTGCGAGCTTCAGAATCAGCTCCAGACCCTGACATCAAGACAAGGAAAGGCACTAAAAGAAAGCGAAAACATTGA
- the LOC123203491 gene encoding uncharacterized protein LOC123203491 isoform X4 yields the protein MDFECSNPSLWREALSSYQARVESLNKPDLVSLDDFYRNELPSLIYQRNPNPYITTTELSKLMRWKLTRGKWRPRLLDFVSSLDESSVESASQKAFKSLPDLKKATSELTVLKGVGPATASAVLAAYAPDVAPFMSDEELAYEGNSFTPSNVERALWSSAIGVKLRASESAPDPDIKTRKGTKRKRKH from the exons ATGGATTTTGAGTGTTCAAATCCGAGCTTGTGGAGAGAGGCTCTTTCTTCTTACCAAGCTCGTGTAGAATCTCTGAACAAACCAGACCTTGTTTCACTAGATGATTTTTACCGTAACGAACTCCCTTCTCTTATCTACcaacgaaaccctaacccttACATCACCACCACGGAGCTTTCCAAACTCATGAGGTGGAAACTCACTCGCGGCAAATGGAG gcCGCGTTTGTTGGATTTCGTGTCTTCTTTGGACGAATCTTCGGTGGAATCTGCATCGCAAAAGGCATTCAAATCTCTTCCTGATTTAAAAAAAGCAACTTCTGAACTGACTGTTTTGAAAGGCGTGGGTCCTGCCACGGCTTCTGCCGTTTTGGCTGCTTACGCACCTGATGTGGCGCCGTTTATGTCCGATGag GAATTAGCTTATGAAGGGAACTCCTTCACACCATCAAATGTTGAAAGGGCTCTTTGGAGTTCTGCCATAGGGGTCAAATTGCGAGCTTCAGAATCAGCTCCAGACCCTGACATCAAGACAAGGAAAGGCACTAAAAGAAAGCGAAAACATTGA
- the LOC123203391 gene encoding uncharacterized protein LOC123203391 isoform X2: MGGEDGNRNKANPWQYPNGPHQEKDDVKLWGVFLFGLIGATATTFALSRSQSSWKGATGSSFRSSFKEEAWRRYNRRMREEYEEEMERVERIRRMQSVFNRERNKYKRSYESWRENNGGDYHHHFQRDDWYWKTDTSYRSQRTNYRQPPRDSESYSLSHHYSILGLDRSRKTPYTEAEIKTAFRAKAKEFHPDQNQDNKEAAEAKFKEVMVSYEAIKQERKDMK; the protein is encoded by the exons ATGGGAGGGGAAGATGGAAACCGGAATAAGGCTAACCCATGGCAGTATCCAAACGGACCTCATCAAGAGAAAGATGACGTCAAACTCTGGGGAGTTTTTCTCTTCGGTCTAATTGGTGCCACTGCCACCACCTTCGcg TTATCCAGGTCACAGTCATCATGGAAAGGGGCAACTGGCAGTTCTTTCCGGTCATCTTTTAAGGAGGAAGCATGGAGAAGGTATAATCGTCGAATGAGAGAGGAGTATGAAGAAGAAATGGAGAGAGTG GAGCGAATAAGGCGTATGCAAAGTGTGTTCAACAGAGAGAGGAACAAATATAAAAGGAGCTACGAGAGCTGGAGAGAAAATAATGGAGGTGATTATCATCACCACTTCCAGCGGGATGATTGGTACTGGAAGACAGATACATCCTACAGAAGTCAGAGGACTAATTACAGACAACCTCCTAGAGACAGTGAAAGTTATTCATTGTCACATCACTACTCCATTTTGGGTCTTGACAG ATCCAGAAAAACTCCTTACACAGAAGCTGAGATTAAG ACAGCATTCAGGGCTAAAGCAAAAGAATTTCACCCAGATCAGAACCAGGATAATAAAG AGGCTGCTGAAGCGAAATTCAAGGAGGTAATGGTGTCCTATGAAGCTATAAAGCAAGAAAGGAAGGACATGAAGTGA
- the LOC123203334 gene encoding probable xyloglucan glycosyltransferase 12 isoform X2: protein MAWWKKESHRGTPVVVKMENPNWSMVELEAPSEDDFLISNDKNKSRNKNAKQLTWVLLLKAHKAAGCLTSIASAFFSLGSLVRRRVASRRTDADTERGRQTENRASKSRFYSCIKVFLWLSVLLLVFEISAYFKGWHFGAPKLQLEYIFTSPLSIKGLFDLLYSRWVLIRVEYLAPPLQFLANACIVLFLIQSLDRLVLCLGCFWIRFKKIKPIAKQDDTPDLETGDKGFFPMVLIQIPMCNEKEVYQQSIAAVCNLDWPKSKILIQVLDDSDDPTTQTMIKEEVRKWQQEGAHIVYRHRIIREGYKAGNLKCAMNCSYVKDYEFVAIFDADFQPTRDFLKRTVPHFKDNEDLALVQARWSFVNKDENLLTRLQNINLAFHFEVEQQVNGVFLNFFGFNGTAGVWRIKALEDSGGWMERTTVEDMDIAVRAHLQGWKFIFLNDVECQCELPESYEAYRKQQHRWHSGPMQLFRLCLPDIIKSKISIWKKFNLIFLFFLLRKLILPFYSFTLFCIILPMTMFIPEAELPAWVVCYIPATMSFLNILPAPKSFPFIVPYLLFENTMSVTKFNAMISGLFQLGSAYEWVVTKKSGRSSEGDLISLVEKEPKHHKGASVPNLDEVKLEMKQQEQKASKKKKHNRIYMKELTLAFLLLTASARSLLSAQGIHFYFLLFQGISFLLVGLDLIGEQVD from the exons ATGGCTTGGTGGAAGAAAGAGTCTCATAGAGGCACTCCTGTGGTTGTCAAGATGGAGAATCCAAACTGGTCAATGGTCGAACTTGAAGCCCCATCTGAAGATGATTTCTTAATCTCGAATGACAAAAACAAATCCCGCAACAAAAATGCCAAGCAACTCACTTGGGTTCTTCTTTTAAAAGCTCACAAGGCCGCCGGTTGTTTAACATCCATTGCCTCTGCATTCTTCTCTCTCGGTTCCCTCGTTCGCCGCCGTGTCGCCTCCCGCCGCACCGACGCCGACACTGAGAGGGGTAGACAGACCGAGAACCGAGCTTCGAAGAGCAGGTTTTATTCCTGCATAAAGGTGTTCCTTTGGCTCTCAGTGCTTTTGttggtttttgaaatttcgGCTTATTTTAAAGGCTGGCATTTTGGTGCTCCAAAACTACAACTTGAATACATATTTACAAGCCCATTAAGCATCAAGGGGCTGTTTGATTTACTGTATTCTCGATGGGTTTTGATTCGCGTGGAGTATCTGGCTCCTCCTCTTCAGTTTTTGGCAAATGCGTGCATTGTTCTGTTTCTTATCCAGAGCTTGGATAGACTTGTTTTATGTCTGGGTTGTTTCTGGATCaggtttaagaaaattaaacctATTGCCAAACAAGATGACACCCCGGATCTTGAAACCGGTGACAAAGGTTTCTTTCCGATGGTTCTGATTCAGATCCCTATGTGTAATGAAAAAgag GTTTATCAACAATCAATTGCGGCAGTGTGTAATTTAGACTGGCCAAAATCAAAGATTTTAATTCAAGTGCTTGACGATTCTGATGATCCAACCACTCAAACTATGATTAAAGAGGAGGTGCGGAAGTGGCAACAAGAGGGTGCTCACATTGTGTACAGGCATAGAATAATTAGAGAAGGGTATAAAGCTGGTAATCTTAAGTGTGCTATGAATTGTAGCTATGTCAAAGACTATGAATTTGTTGCCATTTTTGATGCTGATTTTCAACCCACCCGTGATTTTCTCAAAAGAACTGTCCCTCATTTTAAG GATAACGAGGACCTGGCTCTGGTTCAAGCAAGATGGTCTTTTGTGAATAAAGATGAGAATTTGTTAACTAGGCTGCAGAATATAAATTTGGCATTTCATTTTGAAGTAGAGCAGCAAGTAAATGGtgtgtttttaaatttctttgggTTCAATGGGACTGCTGGAGTTTGGAGAATTAAGGCTTTGGAGGATTCTGGTGGGTGGATGGAGAGGACTACTGTTGAGGACATGGACATTGCTGTCCGTGCTCATCTTCAAGGTTGGAAATTCATTTTCCTCAATGATGTCGAG TGCCAGTGTGAACTGCCAGAATCTTACGAAGCTTATAGGAAGCAACAGCACAGATGGCATTCTGGACCGATGCAGTTGTTTCGGTTATGTTTGCCTGATATTATCAAATCCAAG ATCAGCATATGGaagaaattcaatttgatctttcttttctttctccttagGAAACTGATCCTACCCTTCTATTCTTTCACCCTTTTCTGCATAATTCTCCCAATGACAATGTTTATCCCAGAAGCTGAGCTTCCAGCTTGGGTTGTGTGTTATATTCCTGCCACCATGTCATTTCTCAATATTCTTCCAGCTCCAAAATCCTTCCCATTCATTGTCCCTTACCTTCTTTTTGAGAACACAATGTCAGTCACCAAGTTCAATGCCATGATTTCTGGCCTATTTCAGCTTGGAAGTGCATATGAATGGGTTGTTACAAAGAAATCAGGTCGTTCCTCTGAGGGTGATCTAATTTCTTTGGTAGAGAAAGAGCCAAAACATCATAAGGGGGCCTCAGTACCCAATCTTGATGAAGTGAAGTTGGAAATGAAACAACAGGAACAAAAAGCttctaaaaagaaaaagcataatAGGATATATATGAAGGAGTTAACTTTGGCTTTCCTTCTATTAACAGCTTCAGCTAGAAGTCTCTTGTCCGCTCAGGGTATCCATTTTTACTTCTTGCTATTTCAGGGGATATCATTCCTGTTGGTTGGTCTAGACTTAATCGGTGAGCAGGTTGATTAA
- the LOC123203334 gene encoding probable xyloglucan glycosyltransferase 12 isoform X1, with translation MAWWKKESHRGTPVVVKMENPNWSMVELEAPSEDDFLISNDKNKSRNKNAKQLTWVLLLKAHKAAGCLTSIASAFFSLGSLVRRRVASRRTDADTERGRQTENRASKSRFYSCIKVFLWLSVLLLVFEISAYFKGWHFGAPKLQLEYIFTSPLSIKGLFDLLYSRWVLIRVEYLAPPLQFLANACIVLFLIQSLDRLVLCLGCFWIRFKKIKPIAKQDDTPDLETGDKGFFPMVLIQIPMCNEKEVYQQSIAAVCNLDWPKSKILIQVLDDSDDPTTQTMIKEEVRKWQQEGAHIVYRHRIIREGYKAGNLKCAMNCSYVKDYEFVAIFDADFQPTRDFLKRTVPHFKDNEDLALVQARWSFVNKDENLLTRLQNINLAFHFEVEQQVNGVFLNFFGFNGTAGVWRIKALEDSGGWMERTTVEDMDIAVRAHLQGWKFIFLNDVECQCELPESYEAYRKQQHRWHSGPMQLFRLCLPDIIKSKQISIWKKFNLIFLFFLLRKLILPFYSFTLFCIILPMTMFIPEAELPAWVVCYIPATMSFLNILPAPKSFPFIVPYLLFENTMSVTKFNAMISGLFQLGSAYEWVVTKKSGRSSEGDLISLVEKEPKHHKGASVPNLDEVKLEMKQQEQKASKKKKHNRIYMKELTLAFLLLTASARSLLSAQGIHFYFLLFQGISFLLVGLDLIGEQVD, from the exons ATGGCTTGGTGGAAGAAAGAGTCTCATAGAGGCACTCCTGTGGTTGTCAAGATGGAGAATCCAAACTGGTCAATGGTCGAACTTGAAGCCCCATCTGAAGATGATTTCTTAATCTCGAATGACAAAAACAAATCCCGCAACAAAAATGCCAAGCAACTCACTTGGGTTCTTCTTTTAAAAGCTCACAAGGCCGCCGGTTGTTTAACATCCATTGCCTCTGCATTCTTCTCTCTCGGTTCCCTCGTTCGCCGCCGTGTCGCCTCCCGCCGCACCGACGCCGACACTGAGAGGGGTAGACAGACCGAGAACCGAGCTTCGAAGAGCAGGTTTTATTCCTGCATAAAGGTGTTCCTTTGGCTCTCAGTGCTTTTGttggtttttgaaatttcgGCTTATTTTAAAGGCTGGCATTTTGGTGCTCCAAAACTACAACTTGAATACATATTTACAAGCCCATTAAGCATCAAGGGGCTGTTTGATTTACTGTATTCTCGATGGGTTTTGATTCGCGTGGAGTATCTGGCTCCTCCTCTTCAGTTTTTGGCAAATGCGTGCATTGTTCTGTTTCTTATCCAGAGCTTGGATAGACTTGTTTTATGTCTGGGTTGTTTCTGGATCaggtttaagaaaattaaacctATTGCCAAACAAGATGACACCCCGGATCTTGAAACCGGTGACAAAGGTTTCTTTCCGATGGTTCTGATTCAGATCCCTATGTGTAATGAAAAAgag GTTTATCAACAATCAATTGCGGCAGTGTGTAATTTAGACTGGCCAAAATCAAAGATTTTAATTCAAGTGCTTGACGATTCTGATGATCCAACCACTCAAACTATGATTAAAGAGGAGGTGCGGAAGTGGCAACAAGAGGGTGCTCACATTGTGTACAGGCATAGAATAATTAGAGAAGGGTATAAAGCTGGTAATCTTAAGTGTGCTATGAATTGTAGCTATGTCAAAGACTATGAATTTGTTGCCATTTTTGATGCTGATTTTCAACCCACCCGTGATTTTCTCAAAAGAACTGTCCCTCATTTTAAG GATAACGAGGACCTGGCTCTGGTTCAAGCAAGATGGTCTTTTGTGAATAAAGATGAGAATTTGTTAACTAGGCTGCAGAATATAAATTTGGCATTTCATTTTGAAGTAGAGCAGCAAGTAAATGGtgtgtttttaaatttctttgggTTCAATGGGACTGCTGGAGTTTGGAGAATTAAGGCTTTGGAGGATTCTGGTGGGTGGATGGAGAGGACTACTGTTGAGGACATGGACATTGCTGTCCGTGCTCATCTTCAAGGTTGGAAATTCATTTTCCTCAATGATGTCGAG TGCCAGTGTGAACTGCCAGAATCTTACGAAGCTTATAGGAAGCAACAGCACAGATGGCATTCTGGACCGATGCAGTTGTTTCGGTTATGTTTGCCTGATATTATCAAATCCAAG CAGATCAGCATATGGaagaaattcaatttgatctttcttttctttctccttagGAAACTGATCCTACCCTTCTATTCTTTCACCCTTTTCTGCATAATTCTCCCAATGACAATGTTTATCCCAGAAGCTGAGCTTCCAGCTTGGGTTGTGTGTTATATTCCTGCCACCATGTCATTTCTCAATATTCTTCCAGCTCCAAAATCCTTCCCATTCATTGTCCCTTACCTTCTTTTTGAGAACACAATGTCAGTCACCAAGTTCAATGCCATGATTTCTGGCCTATTTCAGCTTGGAAGTGCATATGAATGGGTTGTTACAAAGAAATCAGGTCGTTCCTCTGAGGGTGATCTAATTTCTTTGGTAGAGAAAGAGCCAAAACATCATAAGGGGGCCTCAGTACCCAATCTTGATGAAGTGAAGTTGGAAATGAAACAACAGGAACAAAAAGCttctaaaaagaaaaagcataatAGGATATATATGAAGGAGTTAACTTTGGCTTTCCTTCTATTAACAGCTTCAGCTAGAAGTCTCTTGTCCGCTCAGGGTATCCATTTTTACTTCTTGCTATTTCAGGGGATATCATTCCTGTTGGTTGGTCTAGACTTAATCGGTGAGCAGGTTGATTAA